The Mangifera indica cultivar Alphonso chromosome 8, CATAS_Mindica_2.1, whole genome shotgun sequence genome has a window encoding:
- the LOC123222313 gene encoding pentatricopeptide repeat-containing protein At2g13600-like: MKNAWRALFSTSTNFNSHIQTCVSLLNNFTNHNLVTQGSALHAHVLKTGAFKERFVAVKLLIMYLTNRRTREANEVVKEFNGFDIVVHNCLISANIQWGNLDQAQRLFDEMPERNEFSWTALISGYMRHGRVEESIWYFERNPFQNVISWTAAISGFVQNGYSFEALKLFLKLLESGVNPNAVTFSSILRACTVFGDFQLGMCIFGLTVKAGFEGNISVSNSLISLCVKMGKIDLARRAFDQMEKKDVVSWTAILDMYVKKGELGEARRIFNEMPERNEVSWSAMIARYSQSGYPEEALKLFRQMVQDAFKPNTSCFSTVLCALASLKALQLGMNIHAHVVKIGVDGDVFICSSLIELYSTCGETKDGRLVFDWIVAKTVVSWNTMISGYSLNGQMEEAKELFDHMPMRNDISWSAIISGYLEHKQFDKVFEIFNEMLLSGEIPNKSTFTSVLSASASMASLEKGKDLHGKVVKLGLQYDVFVGTALTDMYAKSGDIESSKQVFDRMPKKDEITWTVMIQGLAESGFAEEALTLFEEMEKTSVAPSELMLLSVLFACSHSGLVDKGLKYFNSMETVYQIKPRGTHYTCVVDMLSRSGRLSEAENFINSMPFQPESNSWAALLSGCKTYKNEEIAERMAKRLWQLTQKNPAGYVLLSNIYASAGRWTDVMNIRKLMNKKGLKKSGGCSWVEVRNQIHSFSSEDGTHSQSTELYQILELLTSEMFVCENPTSIKV; this comes from the coding sequence ATGAAAAATGCATGGAGAGCTCTCTTCAGTACCAGCACAAACTTCAATTCTCACATACAAACATGCGTTTCCCTCTTAAATAACTTCACAAACCACAACTTGGTCACTCAAGGAAGTGCCCTCCATGCACATGTACTAAAAACAGGTGCTTTCAAAGAGCGATTTGTGGCTGTTAAGCTGCTGATAATGTATCTTACAAATAGAAGAACTCGTGAAGCTAACGAGGTTGTAAAGGAGTTTAACGGGTTTGATATTGTTGTCCATAACTGTTTGATTAGTGCTAATATTCAATGGGGAAATCTTGACCAAGCTCAAAGGTTATTCGATGAAATGCCTGAAAGAAATGAGTTCTCTTGGACGGCTTTGATTTCTGGTTATATGAGACATGGACGAGTTGAAGAATCGATTTGGTACTTTGAGAGGAACCCATTTCAGAATGTGATTTCTTGGACTGCCGCTATTAGTGGATTTGTTCAAAATGGGTATAGTTTTGAAGCTTTGAAGCTTTTCTTGAAGCTACTTGAATCTGGGGTTAATCCGAATGCGGTTACTTTTTCTTCTATCCTTAGAGCTTGTACAGTGTTTGGTGATTTTCAGTTGGGGATGTGTATTTTTGGATTAACTGTTAAGGCTGGATTTGAAGGGAATATAtcagtttcaaattctttgattaGTTTATGTGTGAAGATGGGTAAAATTGATTTGGCTAGAAGGGCGTTTGATCAGATGGAGAAGAAAGATGTTGTTTCTTGGACTGCAATACTAGATATGTATGTTAAGAAGGGAGAGTTGGGAGAAGCACGTAGAATATTTAATGAGATGCCGGAAAGAAATGAAGTTTCTTGGAGTGCTATGATTGCAAGATATAGTCAGAGTGGCTATCCTGAAGAGGCTTTGAAACTCTTTCGCCAAATGGTGCAAGATGCTTTTAAACCAAATACCTCGTGTTTCTCTACTGTTCTTTGTGCTTTGGCTAGTTTAAAGGCTTTACAACTTGGAATGAACATACATGCCCATGTAGTGAAAATTGGAGTTGATGGTGATGTTTTCATTTGTAGCTCTCTTATTGAATTGTACAGTACATGCGGTGAAACTAAAGATGGACGATTAGTGTTTGACTGGATTGTGGCAAAAACTGTGGTTTCATGGAATACTATGATTAGCGGTTACAGTCTGAATGGCCAAATGGAAGAAGCCAAGGAGTTGTTTGATCATATGCCCATGCGAAATGATATCTCTTGGAGTGCCATAATTTCTGGTTATTTAGAACATAAACAATTTGACAAGGtgtttgaaatatttaatgAGATGCTTTTGTCAGGTGAAATTCCAAATAAGTCCACTTTCACAAGTGTGCTTTCTGCTTCTGCCAGCATGGCCTCATTAGAGAAAGGGAAGGACCTTCATGGTAAAGTTGTTAAACTTGGGCTTCAGTATGACGTTTTTGTAGGAACTGCACTCACTGATATGTATGCAAAATCTGGGGATATTGAGAGCTCTAAGCAGGTGTTTGATAGAATGCCCAAAAAGGATGAAATCACTTGGACTGTGATGATTCAAGGACTTGCAGAAAGTGGTTTTGCAGAGGAAGCTCTTACTTTGTTCGAGGAAATGGAGAAAACGTCTGTTGCTCCAAGTGAGCTCATGCTATTATCAGTTCTATTTGCTTGTTCTCATTCTGGTTTAGTTGATAAAGGACTTAAATACTTCAACTCAATGGAGACTGTTTATCAAATAAAGCCTAGGGGAACGCATTATACTTGTGTGGTAGATATGCTATCGAGGTCGGGACGCCTCTCTGaagctgaaaattttattaactctaTGCCATTTCAACCTGAATCCAATTCATGGGCAGCTCTTTTAAGTGGTTGTAAGACTTATAAAAATGAAGAGATAGCTGAGAGAATGGCTAAAAGGCTTTGGCAACTGACACAGAAAAACCCAGCAGGATATGTCTTGTTGTCAAATATTTATGCTTCAGCAGGCAGATGGACTGATGTTATGAATATAAGGAAGTTAATGAACAAGAAAGGACTGAAGAAGAGTGGAGGGTGTAGTTGGGTTGAAGTGAGAAATCAAATCCATTCCTTCTCTTCTGAAGACGGAACACACTCTCAATCAACTGAACTTTATCAAATTTTGGAGCTTTTAACGTCAGAAATGTTTGTTTGTGAGAATCCAACATCAATTAAAGTATGA